In the genome of Streptococcus oralis, one region contains:
- a CDS encoding T7SS effector LXG polymorphic toxin, with product MGFYVDIAELQKAQEAYMKMVATAQSQLDTAKNGMNAIITSNSMHGEVGKAITNEINNVHNPVIVGLKNSLEFLGSEFSKTITDFQNLVGETSATAVLAEETLDDAVKKLNEADEKHKVMDTNFKSIYDGISSLYHLSAPLSSTFYTNTQTARKYVQDTKNKVNAFDKMTTTSSTEQLFSALSSQMAAAGRVKSLSYSDPILTDFVAHEELGKAIYELDQQYAKAKAEAIEAAKRKAEQEAAELEASYRRHHPIQAWLKDRSNEIGSWWGDVVEGTRNLPIPQDLKDTLLFAEGFIGAAGSMVSETAIGAVDLTQIIGIAGIDGVNRLTGGQTPEWMKRDLKGTADNLSSLAELGVGTYTALTDPGAAQRGQDPNASYADKAAYRAQETGKALWDKVTHMDAYDAGGLTFEIASLFVGPAAVGKMAKGTKLGAKAAEMINLAKNSTKARVLANVEKWGSKVDRILAKGDDVIKRFTKNLLKKELPFSVGSEVLAGVGRVGHQPTVGEVIQYFKDKARDVYSKLSSSRGGFSWTLRGENVEIPNISLKEIEYAKRAREEYQKLRREFDLTVRKEFLKDISKDTDKLRELGFSESDIQKLADGLVPKGYQVHHQLPLDDSGTNSFENLVLIKNDPYHKVVTNYQRHIVKGMEVGDSKLVDWPFFTDNIYPN from the coding sequence ATGGGATTTTATGTCGATATTGCGGAGCTTCAGAAAGCCCAAGAGGCCTATATGAAGATGGTCGCGACTGCTCAGAGTCAGTTGGATACCGCTAAAAATGGGATGAATGCCATCATCACCAGTAATTCCATGCATGGAGAAGTTGGGAAAGCGATTACGAATGAAATCAATAATGTTCATAACCCCGTGATTGTTGGCTTAAAGAATAGCTTAGAATTTCTAGGTTCTGAGTTTTCCAAGACGATCACGGATTTTCAGAATCTTGTCGGCGAAACCTCTGCAACGGCAGTTTTAGCAGAAGAAACTTTGGATGATGCGGTCAAGAAGCTAAATGAAGCCGATGAGAAACACAAGGTCATGGATACCAATTTCAAGAGTATCTATGATGGTATTTCGAGTCTCTATCACCTGAGTGCTCCCTTAAGCAGCACCTTCTATACTAATACCCAGACAGCCCGGAAGTATGTTCAGGATACGAAGAATAAGGTCAATGCCTTTGATAAGATGACGACAACCAGCAGTACGGAGCAACTTTTTAGTGCTTTAAGTAGCCAGATGGCAGCTGCTGGAAGAGTGAAGAGTCTGAGTTATAGTGATCCTATTTTGACCGACTTTGTGGCGCATGAAGAACTCGGTAAAGCGATTTATGAGCTGGATCAGCAGTATGCGAAAGCCAAGGCAGAAGCGATTGAGGCTGCTAAACGCAAGGCAGAACAAGAAGCCGCTGAGCTAGAAGCTTCATATCGCCGTCATCACCCCATCCAAGCCTGGCTGAAGGATCGCTCGAACGAGATTGGCTCCTGGTGGGGCGATGTCGTTGAGGGCACACGGAATCTACCTATTCCACAGGACTTGAAAGATACACTCTTGTTTGCGGAAGGTTTTATTGGTGCAGCTGGAAGTATGGTTTCAGAGACTGCCATCGGAGCTGTAGATTTGACTCAGATCATTGGTATTGCCGGTATTGATGGCGTCAATCGCCTAACAGGAGGTCAAACTCCAGAGTGGATGAAGCGGGACTTGAAAGGGACGGCAGATAACCTGTCTAGCCTTGCGGAGTTAGGAGTAGGAACTTACACTGCTCTGACGGATCCAGGAGCGGCTCAGCGTGGTCAAGACCCTAATGCCAGCTATGCGGATAAGGCTGCTTATCGTGCTCAAGAGACCGGAAAAGCCCTTTGGGATAAAGTTACCCATATGGATGCCTATGACGCAGGAGGCTTGACCTTTGAGATTGCCAGTCTTTTTGTCGGTCCAGCAGCTGTAGGGAAGATGGCTAAGGGGACCAAGTTAGGAGCTAAGGCAGCTGAGATGATTAACTTAGCCAAGAACAGCACCAAAGCAAGAGTTCTCGCAAATGTCGAAAAATGGGGTTCAAAGGTTGACAGGATTCTTGCGAAGGGCGATGATGTCATTAAGCGTTTCACCAAAAATCTACTGAAGAAAGAGCTTCCTTTCTCAGTAGGAAGCGAAGTTTTAGCTGGTGTAGGTAGAGTAGGTCATCAGCCAACAGTCGGTGAGGTCATTCAGTATTTTAAGGATAAAGCTCGGGATGTTTATTCAAAACTTTCGAGCTCCAGAGGAGGATTTTCTTGGACTCTACGTGGAGAAAATGTTGAGATACCCAATATTTCCTTGAAAGAAATCGAGTATGCTAAAAGAGCTAGAGAAGAATATCAAAAATTAAGAAGAGAATTTGACTTAACTGTTCGAAAAGAATTTTTAAAGGATATTTCCAAAGATACTGATAAATTACGAGAGTTGGGATTCAGTGAGTCCGATATACAAAAATTAGCAGATGGTTTAGTTCCTAAAGGTTACCAAGTTCATCATCAGTTGCCATTAGATGATAGTGGAACAAATAGTTTTGAGAATCTTGTCTTAATAAAGAATGATCCTTATCATAAAGTGGTAACTAATTATCAACGGCATATTGTTAAAGGTATGGAAGTTGGAGACTCTAAATTAGTTGATTGGCCATTCTTTACAGATAATATTTATCCAAATTAG
- a CDS encoding HNH/ENDO VII family nuclease yields the protein MGIMPAFSVESKTLREVMHFSSKHADYVVRGVGGSGEVRQLVPRKLSDSEKKLYKRPSGYRKNVKETVWDKAKDEQGVVKDPITKKVMDIEEPWDMGHEPGHEFRKHQQSAADRKITRKQFLDEYNNPNSYRPELPESNRSHIGEDKTDFYFGP from the coding sequence ATGGGAATCATGCCTGCCTTCAGCGTTGAGAGTAAGACTCTACGTGAGGTGATGCACTTCTCTAGCAAACACGCAGATTATGTGGTGAGAGGTGTAGGTGGTTCTGGAGAAGTAAGACAGCTCGTTCCGCGTAAGCTATCTGATTCAGAGAAAAAACTTTACAAGCGTCCATCAGGTTATAGGAAGAATGTAAAGGAAACTGTCTGGGATAAAGCTAAGGATGAACAAGGTGTTGTCAAAGATCCTATTACTAAAAAGGTAATGGATATTGAGGAGCCTTGGGATATGGGGCATGAACCGGGACATGAATTTAGAAAACACCAACAAAGTGCGGCTGATAGAAAAATAACTCGTAAACAATTTTTAGATGAATATAATAATCCCAATAGCTATAGACCAGAGCTACCAGAATCTAATAGAAGTCATATTGGTGAAGATAAGACGGATTTTTATTTTGGTCCATGA
- a CDS encoding YrhA family protein, translated as MWMNFISKISEIEEKYGDSVNSGVPNTVFSALMKKHNVWPNDEVMEDYKRFLSQVNGIDFNGFILYGISQKTNPDIIDEDVYDIFEMNIIWHEESSNNSYFFLGESGMSWYVYDTFDRVYKELDLPSGDLVNKYSTLDDLLESVLKTALN; from the coding sequence ATGTGGATGAATTTTATTTCAAAAATTTCAGAAATTGAAGAAAAGTACGGAGATTCTGTTAATAGTGGAGTTCCAAATACTGTTTTTTCAGCTCTTATGAAGAAACATAACGTTTGGCCGAATGATGAAGTAATGGAAGATTATAAAAGATTTCTTTCTCAAGTAAATGGAATTGATTTTAATGGTTTCATTTTGTATGGTATTTCTCAAAAAACAAACCCAGATATTATAGATGAAGATGTCTATGATATATTTGAAATGAATATTATTTGGCATGAGGAATCTAGTAACAACAGCTATTTCTTTTTAGGTGAGAGTGGTATGAGTTGGTATGTCTATGATACTTTTGATAGAGTATATAAGGAGTTAGATTTACCTTCAGGAGATCTAGTTAACAAGTATAGTACTCTAGACGACTTATTGGAATCTGTTTTAAAAACAGCATTGAACTAG
- a CDS encoding suppressor of fused domain protein: protein MEYDKKEIARKLLDDVGGTPRVYAFKDEYGKEIDIFCGDDSPIEHVSSYSTVGLSDYTLNKKIDDKSLRAEIIGSTDSRNDLFPNIISDCAFKVMDGSSPCMPGTVFLNAIDNYYLDSNMKHMLLTIPFLWELHDLEFDHEYVTWLFAVPISESEYHFFVENGYQKLEMLFEKNQIDIYDLNRSPVV, encoded by the coding sequence ATGGAATATGATAAAAAAGAGATAGCTAGAAAGCTTTTAGATGATGTTGGCGGTACTCCAAGAGTATATGCATTTAAAGATGAATATGGAAAAGAAATTGACATATTTTGTGGTGATGATTCTCCAATTGAACACGTATCTTCTTACTCCACTGTTGGGTTATCAGACTACACTTTGAACAAAAAGATAGATGATAAATCTTTAAGAGCAGAAATTATTGGTTCAACAGATAGTAGGAATGATTTGTTTCCAAATATAATAAGTGACTGTGCTTTTAAAGTGATGGATGGATCATCTCCTTGTATGCCAGGGACTGTATTTCTAAATGCAATAGATAATTATTATCTAGATTCTAATATGAAGCACATGTTATTGACTATCCCATTTTTATGGGAGTTGCACGATTTGGAATTTGATCATGAATATGTAACTTGGTTGTTTGCTGTTCCGATTTCTGAGTCGGAGTACCATTTTTTTGTTGAGAATGGGTATCAAAAATTAGAAATGTTATTTGAAAAAAACCAAATAGATATTTATGATTTAAATCGTAGTCCTGTGGTTTAG